From one Gracilinanus agilis isolate LMUSP501 chromosome 5, AgileGrace, whole genome shotgun sequence genomic stretch:
- the INHBC gene encoding inhibin beta C chain, whose amino-acid sequence MVSPLFLSLLFLIPAAAGTEWVGSQCPACGVPGSDPEGQREMLLNLAKQNILDKLHLTQRPTLIQPVSRATLRTALRRLHGLRGGRILPGSTLGGSGTGVEEQEYEIISFAETGHSNTNRTVLDFQLSQDQTSGSLEVLQARLGFFLQIPPNGTWTMHVRVLGPGPRDTNLTLTTQHRLEIDASGWHQFLLGPEAQAAYGQGHLTLELEAKGWGVQGPVVLEKDAHQPFIIARVRIGGKHRIHRRGIECQGGSQMCCRQEFFVDFREIGWHDWIIQPEGYAMNFCTGQCPLHVAGMPGIAASFHTAVLNLLKANGAPGTTGGGSCCVPTARRPLSLLYYDRDSNIVKTDIPDMVVEACGCS is encoded by the exons ATGGTCTCTCCTCTGTTCCTGAGTCTCCTGTTCTTGATTCCAGCTGCAGCAGGGACTGAATGGGTTGGTAGTCAATGTCCAGCATGTGGGGTGCCTGGTTCAGATCCTGAGGGACAGCGGGAAATGCTGCTCAATCTGGCAAAGCAAAATATTCTGGATAAACTGCACTTAACTCAGCGTCCAACACTGATCCAGCCTGTGTCCAGAGCCACCTTGAGGACTGCACTCCGGCGCCTCCACGGTCTCCGAGGAGGAAGGATTCTGCCTGGTAGCACTTTAGGGGGTTCTGGGACTGGAGTTGAGGAACAGGAGTATGAGATCATCAGTTTTGCTGAGACAG GCCACTCTAACACCAACAGGACCGTGCTGGATTTCCAACTCTCCCAAGATCAAACCAGTGGTAGCTTGGAGGTCCTCCAAGCCAGGCTGGGTTTCTTCTTGCAGATTCCTCCCAATGGCACATGGACTATGCACGTGAGGGTCTTGGGGCCTGGGCCACGGGACACCAACCTCACTTTGACCACCCAGCACCGGTTAGAGATAGATGCCAGTGGCTGGCACCAGTTTCTCCTGGGGCCAGAGGCCCAGGCTGCTTATGGTCAGGGGCATCTGACCCTAGAATTGGAGGCCAAAGGCTGGGGAGTCCAGGGCCCAGTTGTCTTGgaaaaggatgcccatcaaccTTTTATAATAGCTCGGGTGAGAATAGGAGGAAAGCACCGGATTCATCGTCGAGGCATAGAGTGCCAAGGTGGGTCTCAGATGTGTTGTCGACAAGAGTTCTTTGTAGATTTCCGGGAGATTGGCTGGCATGACTGGATCATTCAGCCTGAAGGTTATGCTATGAACTTCTGTACAGGGCAGTGCCCACTACATGTGGCAGGCATGCCAGGAATTGCTGCCTCTTTCCACACTGCTGTCCTCAACTTGCTCAAGGCTAATGGGGCCCCAGGAACAACTGGAGGAGGCTCCTGCTGTGTCCCTACTGCCCGCCGCCCTTTGTCCCTTCTCTACTATGACCGCGACAGCAACATTGTCAAGACCGACATCCCAGACATGGTGGTGGAGGCCTGTGGCTGCAGTTAA